Within Sorghum bicolor cultivar BTx623 chromosome 2, Sorghum_bicolor_NCBIv3, whole genome shotgun sequence, the genomic segment TGATGAAAAGaattttgaattcaaaaattcatttggaaaagagtttgggaaatttgtttggaaaataaaaaggaaaagcttTTCTCTCTggcggctgacgggtggggcccacccgtcaggacCACCTCCTTCCTCCAACCGTCGCTCCCGAATCCTCTCTCTCAGCAGCAACCGCCTAGGCCGAAGCCCCGCTCCCACGTTCTCCAGCTTCCCCCGCGTCTCGGCTTCAAGTGGAGGGAGTCCGCGCGCCCGAGTCTTCCTCTCCCCATTTTTCCCCCTCCTCGCTTCTGCTCCCATCCGTGAAAGCGCAGAGAAAACCGTCGCCGGGAAGTTCTTCGTCGACCGCGCGTAGGCCGCCGATTTCGCTCCGAATTAGCGCCGTTGTGAGCTTCCTCTCCTCTCCCGCTTTCTCCCCGTCTATTTTTCTCGCGAAACGGCGCACTCCTCAGTGCTGTccgcggagctccggcgagctccatggccgccggccatggcgcgtGCCGCGTAGGACCTTCCACAGCCGCGCCAAGTGTTCTAGCGAGTTCGCCTTGCCTCCCTCTTCCTCCCTGTGTGCTCGGTTTGGTCAATCGTGGCCCGGAGTCCGAGTTCCACGAGCTCCGACGGGGACgttcatggcgccgccgtgaacCTTCTCGGAAACCGCCTCCTTGACCGCGTTTTTGGAGTGGAATGGACTCGCAtcgctctcctctttctcccagTTCAATCGGAATCGAAAACCGTGCACCGTAGCACCTCCTCCgctcaactccggcgagctcgggccgGCCGTCAATGGTGGCCACCGTGTTTCTGGCCGGAGCTGCCTGTCCGCCgtccccttcctctctctctctttttttttttattttttttttatttatctttTAATCCAGCGCGTTCAATCTTGATCCAACGGCCAGAAATACCTATTACCCCTTCATATGATATCTTGTTAAAGAGTCCCCCAAAATTTTTGTATTTGCAccgcagtcctcggccagagGAATTTACAGGATTTATTTcgtttatttaaattcgtttaaactctgtcttatttacagaattgccaccgcattgttttagctataaaatcgccgtttgaactccgaatcaatccgttcaagttgcgttagtttcgtaattttgtaagcttcgcgttggtaccactgttgtttaggtttaccactgttagatttcctagttatttacaagtccgtagattgctgttgaaatcccgttaaaagcgtaactttcgcgtcgtaagtccgttttccgtgaatttcgCGTTGACTTGAGcgtagcagcacgtagatgattttggaaaacttttatttaatttatttactgctggtgtactgttctaactttaggaattgttctcttgcatgtttgtcttggtatgcgtgatgattgtgatgtattgatcgagcctagacggtgaggagtatttcgggagtccggagctctttggggatcagcaggaccagcaagaccagcaggagtacgtgaaccaaggcaagtatagcatgggcctaccttgttgtcctacttatttttaagcatttcaccctgcatgtgtataatattgcaaactataaggacatcctagctgttgatgacaattaccttgttcccgagggtttttattgcatatgggtagaagtgctagtgctctaactccaattatatatgatctgaaatcagtgatggaaccatggttaattgattaaacatgattatgataattggaacatagggctatggtacaaatgactgttggtcatgttgtcctagaccctccgtaaggacttatctgtcggcaaaagctgggacttacagtgcaaccgggagagtcacatggctctgactttagctcagtaataggaccttttctaactcgttagaggttacccgaaagggcgcaagaggcgcttgccactttgggtgtagggctgcccctgtttctatgagtatagccgcgatggaaatgtgccatagaaaaggggggttttctacatctgcctgccgaggaaacctcgcggccctaactggttagaataggcctatggaaggcttcatagtgtaccctgccagctcaccttggtagtgtttgggggtcgacggatcccgggcatatgggcaacacgactcacggtgaaagtgcacaacctctgcagagtgtaaaactgttataacagccgtgctcacggtcacgagcggcccggaaaactcacagaataactggttactgatggctatatggtacatgatgatgtataattatgctttaatgtgacttaTTGACTTACTATGGTTCTAATAACTGATCATTTGGGATATTTGGTAGCTTAAGCATACTCtataataattaatgataaaacaCTGACCTACTAAAAGCTGATGCAGTGAACCTAGTTTagcctgtttgagcctcataaatcctcatgctatgcttgtggagtacgagatgtactcacgcttgtatatttcttttctttggataaaaatcccggatgggtaacagatggtggtagctatgaggactacccggaggactattaggcttgtgcttcaccagtcgaccttccctgtgtgagggccatgagatagttatcttagaatatcatatttatatttccaCTGTTATATCAAactttgtgatgtaataactacgtttgttgtaaacactgcgatgatggtatttaatttgtgacttatgtgtgtgattgatctctgggcgcacataagtttatgcattcaatttcatccttgaaattgggtgtgacaaattggtatcaaagccgtgttgattgtaggacgcaagcctaggtaACAATGGTCGatatagagtttttgttttatttatttaatgctttctACCTTACTTTtagttattttataaaatttatcatGCTTATATCACTTATTCTATTGCCAAAATGTTGATCTaatcttaaaataaaatttatagatgccgCCTGTCACGAGGTCTCGCCGTGCCAGCACCAGGAGCTACATCTCTCAGTTCACGCCCCAGTCGTCCCAGCCAGTGGTGGACATCTCCGACAACGAGACCGTCCCCATGGAGGAAGAGGACCCAGCGATGGTGACAgaggtggatgatgatgatgagaactGGATGGACTCCCCTGTAGCAGCTGCACCTGCTCCACCCACAGCACCTGCTCCACCTGCTGCACCTGCACCACCAGCTCCACCAGTTGCACCTGCTGCCCCTGCTGTACCAGAGGTGGTGCCTCCAGCTGGTCCTGAGGAAGAAAACCCAGGATGGACTACCACCATCCACTACAAGTATCCTTCAATGACAGCCTACTTCCACAACTTGCTTAGGGAGATGCTGGATACTTACTATGCCGATAAAGAGATTGGCATTAGGTACTGCTGTGCAGAGTACACACACCCCTATGAGGCCACATACTGGAGGTCGGATCTTACCATCACTGTGGGGAATGAGGCACATGACAGCTATATGGTGGAGAGCATCCATGGTCACGTTGCTAGGCGAGCTGAGGCACAGGACAGCATGGAGGACGCCGCCCAGATGGCTTACACTCACTACCATGGCCTTCGCTATGAGGCCATGAGAGCAGACCAGTACAAGTTCCTCCCTCGCCATGATTCTACTATTGGTACTTGGTCTATTGAGAACCCGCAGGAGGTTGACACGCCATTGGATGCAACTGTTAGGCATATGCATGTCCTGCAGATGGCCAATGATGACCTACAGGAGGAGCTACGTGATCAGCAGGATTCCATAGATCGCTTCCAGGAGATGGTGGACAGCCTTAGAGAGCAGCTTGAGTTGCCACCgctctacaagaagaagaccgCACCTCCTAGCATCTCCGGCGACGCACCATAGGCctaggatgccagttcttttaTTTCGTAGTCCCGTTGTATCAGTTGAGTTTGAAGTGCTTGTGAACAATTGATGTGTCCGTTGAATTTGTTTGTGTATTTGCATGATTCGAATCTTTGTAATGACTGCTGGAAGGTTGAGCAGCCTGTGATGTTTAACTTTTATCTCTGAAGTGGTACGTCCAAAAACTTTGAAAATTTTGTGGAGGAAACTAGACTGCTGTATCTCTCATTTGCAACTGGAACCACGTTAAAACCTGCTCGGATCTGGGAGATATCCTTGTTACAATCTGGGACTATTGCGCAGACTAGAGCACAGAACAGATTCGCTTTACCCCTATTTTTAATCAAGATAATTTCAGAATCTGTAAAAGTGGTCTGAACAAAACTTGtaacaaattttataagctttccaaacatGTATGGCACGCCTctgttggatctcagaaactcgAGTTATGAGTTAAATACTGCACTGCTGATTTTGCATCTTGTCCAGAAAAATTTCAGCAAAGCCTATTTGATATCATAATCAGTTTATAATTATGGAAAGACCTCTAAAAGCTTATTCCTTTGTTGGAAACAGATGGCTGATGAaggaggaagaggccgtggtcgaggtcgaggccgtggccgtggacgtTGCCGTGGCGCACCGGTGgacccaccgccaccaccacagccTGTGACAATGGAGCAGCTCATGTTGATGCAAACTCAATTGATGCAAACTATGATGGATCGCCTGGATCACCAGCCCGCCGTCGTACCACCACCGGTCCAGGTTCGAGATAAGAGgggagagttcatgaagggacgtccCCCTATTTTTACACATGCTAGTGACCCTTTAGAAGTTGATGATTGGTTAAGAGCtgtggagaagcagctgaacattgctcagtgcaatgacatggagaaggtgttgtatgcctcTGGACAACTGCAAGGGGCTGCACAggagtggtgggagtcctaCCAATATGGACGCCCAGACAACGCACCGCCTGTCACTTGGAGGGAATTCACCGAGAGTTTCCGGTCTTACCACATTCCAGAGGGGCTCATCGAGCTCAAACAAGAGGAGTTCCGTGCTCTCAAGCAAGGCTCCATGACTGTCGCTGAGTACCGTGACAAGTTCGCTCAATTGTCACGTTACGCTCCGGGTGAAGTAGCCAAGGATTCTGACAAGCAACGTCGTTTCCTGAAAGGACTGTATGATGGCCTGCAATTGCAGTTGATGTCCAATGTTTACCCCAGCTTCCAGGAACTTGTGAACCGCGCTATTGTGATTGACAATAAGCGCAAAGAGATGGATGCTAAGAAGAGGAAGATTCAGGGGCAAGCATCTAGCAGCAACACTCGTCCGCGCGTGTTTCCTCAGCAGGGCTTTCCTCCCAGGAACCAGAGGCCCCCTAGTCAGTGGAATCAGGGCCAGTACCCTCCGCGCAACCAAAACCAGAACCAGCAGCGTCCCCAGTACCAGCAGCAGTTTGGTAATCAACGCCCTCAGCAGCAAGCTAACCCCCAGGCACCACGTCCAGGTGTGCCCAGCAATGCTCCAGTGAAGACAGCAGTGGCAAACAACCCCAATGCTTGCTACCGTTGTGGTGAAGTGGGTCACTATGCCTATCAGTGCCCGAAGAAGCAGAACCCCTCAGCTCCACAGAATCAGAACAACAATCAGAGGCCCAATGCTCGACCACCCCACACTGGAAGTGTGAACCATGTGTCTACTGAATCAGCTCAGGAGGCACCCGAGGTCATgctgggtacgttcagtatcaactccatccctgctactgtactttttgattccggagcttcgcattctttcatctcGCAAGCTTTTGTTAGAGTACATAGCATAGCTTTATGTGCCATGAAAAACTCAATGCTAGTGAACTCACCGGGGGGTACTATGCCAGCGAACTATTGGAGTCCCTCCACTAGTGTttctctaaggggggtagagtttaaaGTAAACCCCATTGTGCTAAGAACTTCTGGTATTGACCTTATCCTTgggatggattggatgaagcaacatcggGCAGTGATTCAGTGCCAGGAGAAGTCTGTGGTAGTAACATCACCTAAAGGGGATAGAATTTGTGTAGAAGTGGCAGTGCAAGCACCTCCAACTGCTACAGTGAACCAGTTGACTGAGGAGGTCAATGAGGAGAACCAAGTGGTGGATGacttccctgatgtgttccctgatgaattgccaggtatgccacctgaccgagacatcgaATTCCTTATTGAACTTTTACCCGGaactgcacctatagctaaaagaccttatagaatgggagtgaatgaactagaggaacttaagAAGCAAATTAAGGAGTTGCTAGAGAAGGgttttattcgtcctagttcatcaccttggggagcacccgttatctttgttgataagaaagatggtactAGGAGAATGTGTGTGGATTACCGGTCACTAAATGAAGTAACCATAAAAAACAAGTACCCTTTGCCAAGAATTGAtgacctgtttgatcagttaaaaggtgcttgtgtgttctcaaaAATAGACCTTCGGTCCGGTTATCACCAACTGAAAATCCGTGCCtcggatgtacctaagacagccttCACTACTAGGTATGGCCTGTATGAGtacacagttatgtcttttgggctAACCAATGCACCCGCatatttcatgtatctcatgaacaaggtgttcatggagttcttggataagtttgtagtggtgttcattgatgacatactcatcttttccaaaactaaagaggagcatgcagagcatctgaggCTAGTCTTACAGAAGCTTAGGGAACATAAGCTATATGCCAAaagaagcaagtgtgagttttggctaaaggagGTCTCCTTTCTGGGACACGTGGTCTCTAATGGAGGGATAGCCGTGGACCCCAGCAAGGtgcaagatgtgttgaattggaaacccccgaccaatgtgagtgaaatccgtagttttctgggattGGCCGGATATTAtaggagattcattgaaggattcTCTAAACTTGCTAAGCCCATGACGGCCTTATTAGAGAAGAGTGCTAAGTTTGTTTGGTCAGACA encodes:
- the LOC110432713 gene encoding uncharacterized protein LOC110432713; its protein translation is MPPVTRSRRASTRSYISQFTPQSSQPVVDISDNETVPMEEEDPAMVTEVDDDDENWMDSPVAAAPAPPTAPAPPAAPAPPAPPVAPAAPAVPEVVPPAGPEEENPGWTTTIHYKYPSMTAYFHNLLREMLDTYYADKEIGIRYCCAEYTHPYEATYWRSDLTITVGNEAHDSYMVESIHGHVARRAEAQDSMEDAAQMAYTHYHGLRYEAMRADQYKFLPRHDSTIGTWSIENPQEVDTPLDATVRHMHVLQMANDDLQEELRDQQDSIDRFQEMVDSLREQLELPPLYKKKTAPPSISGDAP